TAGAGCGTTGTGGAGTGCTTGTAACAATGAGGAAGAAGTCTGATTTTGGCATAGATACTTTGATACAAGATTTAAACAAGCTTATTATGTTCGAAGAAGGACAGCAACCAAATGCTCACACTTTACCTCAGTTACAACTTGAAATTGCTTCTGCTGCAGTAGCAGCAGTTATAAAATATCTCGAagtatgttatatacttatattatttatgcagaGGGGtctatttaacgtaagacactcataTTAAttgagaaaacaatatttttcaaaatatttcttttacgtaatatttctaatttgtaacaaaatatttttagaaaaaaataatatttttattaatatcatgtttaaagtttttactcttttaaatgacaaaatatatttttaatttcatattctaaagcagaatattatttgtagtatCTTGTtccgtaaaaattatattttgtacaagtagtttattagttatacttatacgtatttaaactttaaagtgatGAGCGGTATAGTGGACCTACAATTTGCAGGGTATACTAATTGTACGACTAGTAAGAATAGCCGAATTGGCTGTAACACACTTCACTCTGCtcttctaaaatttaaatacttataagttataacttataaatacttgtccaaatttgatttttgtatatttaagtactccaaaaattattatactacggagtaaggaatttaaaatatatattgtcattaaataagtaaaaattaaaaatgttaataatttttgagaTGATAGTTGTCTTATGTTAAATTGATAACCCAGAATACacattatgttatgtaaaaacttatttaattatgtattaaaattttaaattatagttgtcATCTGATTCGGATAATTTAAATCAGTACAGTGTTGATGATTTGGGATACGACAAATTTGTTCATTTAGATAGTGCTGGTGTTCAAGCACTTAACTTATTTTCCAATTCTGGTACTATGTCCAAAAATGATTCTATTcttggaatttttaataaatgtcgATCACCACACGGGCAGAGGTTAGTTGTATttctttttcataaataaaatggtAAACCATACatacttagaaaaaaattttaaatttcaataatcaaatatttagattGTTAACTCAATGGATCAGACAACCATTGAGggatttgaataaaattaatgaacgtTTGGATATTGTTGAAACCCTTGTTACGGATACAGATATTCGACAACAACTACACGATCAACATTTGCGTACAATACCTGACCTCCAAGCTCTTATGCGcaaaattcaaagaaaaaaagcCAACCTACAAGActgttataggtaataaaaatattttttgatgtaataaaATGAACATTTATTACTAAAGGGAGGATGTTTAcacatttgcatatttgtttcCTTTAATAATAGAAGTAGCAGAGTAGGAgagaaatttattttgtaacctTTAAAATAGAGaggtaacataattattttgcatattatgtttgtatattttttatcaaaaatgttgatattttataggcatataatgaagttttaaatcaacaataaaagaagagaatatttattttgtgtagtttatgactatttaaattttaatacagaaaTTCAAAATTCACTTCACGTGTGCAtgaaacattttcaaacattttaatatgttaaacatattatttaacatattatgtttatacttttgGGTAACTTAAAACTGTATATAAATTCCAATACCAAGCACGTttagtatacctatttttattcaaatcatttataactggttatattgatattttagtacagaaatgttttatatatattttatgtttttaagttttaatgtatattgtcCGATATTTCAGTacttagtgcatattttaacattttatagagcatattatattaaaattttataatgcataaaaGTGTGCCCcctttaattattacatttgttgttcataatttgtataataactataattatctGTATAATTTAGGATATATCAAGCAATACAAAAGCTTCCAGACCTTGTGCAAACACTGAGCAATTCAGATGATAAAACTCTGAATAGTGTAATTACAACTCCATTAAAAGAACTTGTCAACGACATGAATAAATATCAGGCCATGATTGAGGAGACAATAGATTTAAAACTAGTCGAACGAGGTGAGTTTCTCATACAATCTGGATTTGATGATGAATTACAAGAAATGAGAAATCAAATGGATGACTATGAATCAAAAATGGAATCAAATTTAACCAAAACTAGTGGGGCATTGGGAATTTCTGTGAAATTGGATTCAAATTCACAATATGGATTTTTCTTTAAAGTGTTATTAAAAGTAATGCACTGTTTATGTGTGTATtgatacttaattataattttcaatcttATATGTTATAGGATGCTAAGACCGtctcaaataataaatcatatgaaGTTTTAGATACCACTAAAGGAGGTGGTATGCGTTTTCGATCATCTAAGCTTACTGAACTTAACACAGATTACCAGAGTATACATAAAAACTATTTGGAACATCAAAAGTCTATTGTAGTTGAAGTCATTCAAACAGCTAGTAtgaaacacttaaaatattaaaaacatttggcAACTACCTATTTAATCATTGATAATATGCAGGCAGTTACAGTGCAACCATACTAAACCTAAGTCGAACCCTAGCCCAATTAGATGTTTTAACAAGCTTTTCCATGCTGGCGGCCAGTTCTTTGCGTCCATATGTAAGACCGAATTTACATCCCCAAGGTACTGGCTTGTTAGACTTGAAACAAGTGAGGCATCCTTGTGTTGAGGTACAAGATTCGGTGTCTTACATACCTAATGACGCTTACTTTAATCAAGGTTAGTTGAGTATAattcagatattttataatgttttagttttattatttagtgatatttaattgatgtataatatgtttaataaatacaatttcaggAAAATGCACATTTAATGTAATAACTGGTCCAAACATGGGCGGC
This is a stretch of genomic DNA from Acyrthosiphon pisum isolate AL4f chromosome A3, pea_aphid_22Mar2018_4r6ur, whole genome shotgun sequence. It encodes these proteins:
- the LOC100160952 gene encoding DNA mismatch repair protein Msh2, with translation MAPLNENVKSQVSVKKKPLTTVRFFNRQDYYTVHGQDATFAAKDFYKTNHSIKIIGSDDDTLESLIFNKANFEAYIKQLLLVNHYRVEIFVNKGGKWALDYKGSPGNLSQFEDLLFGNVEQIEANIVIALKLSPDFRNNKIIGLGAVDTVENKFQLSEFTDDEYFSHTESIVIKISPKECILMGDSNNPDVEQLKKVVERCGVLVTMRKKSDFGIDTLIQDLNKLIMFEEGQQPNAHTLPQLQLEIASAAVAAVIKYLELSSDSDNLNQYSVDDLGYDKFVHLDSAGVQALNLFSNSGTMSKNDSILGIFNKCRSPHGQRLLTQWIRQPLRDLNKINERLDIVETLVTDTDIRQQLHDQHLRTIPDLQALMRKIQRKKANLQDCYRIYQAIQKLPDLVQTLSNSDDKTLNSVITTPLKELVNDMNKYQAMIEETIDLKLVERGEFLIQSGFDDELQEMRNQMDDYESKMESNLTKTSGALGISVKLDSNSQYGFFFKVLLKDAKTVSNNKSYEVLDTTKGGGMRFRSSKLTELNTDYQSIHKNYLEHQKSIVVEVIQTASSYSATILNLSRTLAQLDVLTSFSMLAASSLRPYVRPNLHPQGTGLLDLKQVRHPCVEVQDSVSYIPNDAYFNQGKCTFNVITGPNMGGKSTYIRSVAVAVFMAHMGSFVPCDAAEISVVDAILARVGANDSQIKGLSTFMVEMIETVSILKRATSESLVIIDELGRGTSTYEGCGIACAIAERLAVETKAFTLFATHFHELTKLHETIPTITNKHVSAVTTDDSLTLLYQVQPGSCDKSFGIHVAAMAKFPKNVIQNAAKKLALLESFQNNQILEDNQKEINEADKEKFLNECKRCAQECTSSEDELFNRIKKLRTEFL